In the genome of Terribacillus sp. FSL K6-0262, one region contains:
- a CDS encoding YfmQ family protein, with protein sequence MKVTWVFIAILIVFSLIKIIPASLPSSVVEKILNKYKIHPQITPENCKVKYGDVQFIGGRKDEIIQYFNDANYLEKYYFAPEKNGEPLVISVTEGKRFTEYSLYVSSDYINVYKKQGKKEIAYSIRSAQLLEIAS encoded by the coding sequence ATGAAAGTGACATGGGTTTTTATAGCAATATTAATTGTGTTTAGTTTAATAAAGATTATTCCAGCTTCCCTACCTAGTTCAGTCGTAGAGAAAATTTTAAATAAATATAAGATACATCCTCAAATAACACCGGAGAACTGTAAAGTGAAATATGGTGATGTACAATTTATTGGCGGAAGAAAAGATGAAATTATACAATATTTTAATGATGCTAATTACCTTGAGAAGTATTATTTTGCACCTGAGAAAAATGGAGAGCCCTTGGTTATTTCCGTAACTGAAGGAAAAAGGTTTACCGAATACAGCCTGTACGTATCTTCAGATTATATTAATGTGTACAAGAAACAAGGTAAGAAAGAAATTGCCTACAGTATACGGTCTGCTCAATTACTAGAGATAGCAAGTTAG